The DNA window CGGTAGACGACCCGCTGGGTCGCTGTCTCCGCGCTTTTGACAATCGCCTTCGGAAACCGCAGGTAGATGCTCCGGAACCGAACAGTGTCCGTATACGGCCGAGATGCCAGGTAGCACCCGTACGGCGAGGGCTCGGACCGAGAAGATTTCTTCGGTCCGGGCGTCCGGTCTTCGCCCGGCCCTATGATTTTCTGCTCCAGGGGAATCTCACCAGGATCCGGCAGCGAGGTGCCAGTCGGCATGTGTGAGTAGGAGAGCGCCGCACTGTCTGGATCGACCACCGGCTCTTTGCTTTTGGTCGCCCGGTCGCTGCTGGTGAGATCGCAGGCCCCGAGGCTAAAGGCGAGGGCCACGGCCAGAAGCCAGGTCCAATCGTTCGAAGAGTAAAGGGCACGTTTGTCGACAGCACATTTGGATGACATTGGATAGAAGAGGGATCTTCAGCAACAGAAAGCCTCAGCGATAGAGATATGGTCGCAGGCACAATGCGTAAAAACGACTAAATTAATTTTTCTTAAATGTAAAGGTGGGTAGGTTAATTAATTATATCATAAACAAAAGAGTGGTTTGGGGCAGGATGATCCCGAATTACGACATAAGGCGATTCTGTCTTCGCCCGTCTAAGCGTCTTCCCAGCTGTGGGATAATTGCGGATTAGAATGTTCAGCAGTGCCCGAGCGAGAAGGGAATCCCAGACGATTCGTGTGACGTGCTCGTTGTCACGTGGGCAACACCGAAACAATTCTCCCCGTGTAGGGTGGAGATTCATCCCCGCCTTTTCTTTCGTCTTTACGTGCATCCCTCATGTCCGCTTCCCGGCGTCTCGTTCGGCTGCTCGTTGGCATCGGCCTGGTGTTGGTCGGCCTGTTGTCGGGAATCCTGGTCATGCTCGTCGTGGAGGAAGAGCCGGCGCCTACGCCCGCCCCCCGGATCGTCAAGCAGGTGAATAGTGGACAGACGGGGGACGGTCGGGCTGGAGCGCCCGCCGATTCCGGCCTACGCGCCCGAGAAGTAAACCCAACCACCCTCAGCCAGAAATTTCGCTCTGTAGCGGAAGAGGTTCGGGCGGCTGTGGTCTCGATCCGGGTCCAGTCGGAGGGGGGAGAGAACGTTCCTGAGGAAGAGTTCTTCAACAATCCGCCGCGCCGGCAGAATCTAGGAAGTGGGGTACTCATCAGTCCGGACGGGTACGTGGTCACGAATCACCATGTGGTGGAAGAGGCCGGAGCCATTCAGGTGCGTCTCACGGACAAGCGGCAATTTGAGGGACGCGTAGTAGGGATGGATCCGTCCACCGACCTGGCCGTCGTCAAGATCGACAGTCCGGGCGACCTTCCCGTCTTGCCCATCGGCAATTCTGACCGTGTGCAGGTAGGCGACTGGGTGGTGGCCGTCGGGAATCCGTTTCGGCTGACCTCGACCGTCACGGCTGGGATCGTGAGTGCGCTCGGGCGCCAACTCCGCATTATCGATAGCCAGTTCGGCATCGAGAACTTCATTCAGACCGACGCGGCCATCAATCCAGGCAACTCAGGGGGGGCGCTTGTGAATCTGGAAGGAGAACTTATCGGCATCAATACCGCTATTGCCAGCAAAACGGGAGCGTACGCCGGATACGGCTTTGCAATTCCCTCTATGCTCGTGGAGCGGATAATTACGGATCTGATTGAGTACGGAGAGGTCCGGCGCGGCTATCTCGGCGTGAGCATCCAAGAGGTGAACGCGGAGGTGGCCGAGGAGGTGGGGCTCGACGAGATCCACGGCGTCTACGTGGCGGATGTGCGCAGCGGAAGTGCCGCCGACCGGGCGGGCCTCCGTCGGGGCGACATCGTGGAAGCGGTGGCGGGGGAGCGCGTCGACGCGCCGAACGAGCTCCAGAGCGTGGTTGCCATGCAGCGCCCCGGCGACGTCATCGCATTGCGTGTGTGGCGAGAGGGGACGGTTGAGACGATTGATGCACGCCTAATGGGCAACGACACGTCCGTCTACCAGAACTGGCTCAGCGACCTCCGGTCTCAGTCGCGTCGACGGCCGGGGCCCGTTCCCGACGACGAGCGTCCGCAGTCGGATCCCGATCCGGAATCGTCCGAGGCACCGGTGGTCACGCTCGACGGGTGGGGCGTAGGACTGCGGGCCGTCGAAGATCCGGTGCAGTCCCGCTTCAATCTCGACGCTGGGGCCTACGTCGCATACGTTGAGCAGGGCGGTGCCGCGGCGGACGCCGGCCTGCCCCGCGACGTGATCATAACGGCCCTCGATGACGCCCCCGTCGAGACGCCCGAAGACGTGCAGGACTACCTGGAGGACGCCGAGCCCCCGATTCTCGTACAGGTCCAGCGGACGGACGGCACGCAGGCCTTTTACGAAATTCAGTAGCGGCGAGTGCATTTCTGAACTGTTGCCCGACTGTGTGGGGGGCTGGACGGATTGCCCGTGATTGCGTATTTCGTATTGCGTGATTGCTGACCGGACGAGCCTGTCGGTCCGGATCTGCCAATCATTTTCGGGGCTCATGACTCCACGACGACAGAGACTGGCGGCATTGCTCTCAATGAGGGCGTCTACTTGTAGAGTCAGTGCCACGCTCCTAAACGCATAACGCACAAACGCACAAATACATCCATGCTCCGTTATCTCACCGCCGGCGAATCGCACGGCGAGGCCATCATCGGCATTATTGAGGGCGTGCCCGCCCAGCTGCCCCTCTCTCCTGACGACATCAATGAGCATTTGGCCCGGCGCTGGCTCGGCTACGGGCGGGGCGGTCGTTCGAAGATCGAGAACGATAAGGTGCACATCTACTCCGGCGTTCGGTTTTCTGAGACCCTCGGAAGCCCGATTTCCTTCCGCATCGACAATGGGGCCTACGAGAAGGACAAGGCGGGCTGGCCGGAAAAGATGGCCATTGAGGGCCCGCCGCCCGACGATCTGGAAAAAGTGACCCTTCCCCGTCCCGGTCACGCGGATCTGGCGGGGCTTCAGAAGTATGAGCTCGACGACATCCGGCCCGTCATCGATCGTTCCAGTGCTCGTGAGACCGCCATGCGGGTGGCCTGCTGCTCCGTGGCGCGGCAGTTGCTCAATGAATTCGGCATCGAGGTTGGCAGTCACGTCGTAAGCATCGGCGACGTCGGCTTCGAGGAGCCGGAGGAGTGGGTGGATCGCCGCAACGCACTTATCGAGGACGGCAACGGGGCGCAGGCCCTGTACGAGGCTGCCGATGAGAGCGCCACGCGCATGCTCGACGACGAGATGACGGAGCGCTGCGTGGAGCATATCGACCAGACGAAGAAGGAGCGCGACTCGCTGGGGGGCGTGTACGAGGTGGTGGTGACGGGGGTGCCGCCGGGACTCGGCTCATACGTCCACTGGGACCGCCGACTCGACGGTCAGCTCGTGCAGGCCATCTGCTCCATTCAGGCGCAAAAGGCCGCCGAGGTGGGCGATGGGTTTTTTAACGCTCGACGGCGCGGCTCGGAAGTGCACGACCCCATTGAGCGCGAGGATGGAGAGTATCCCCGGCGCACCAACCACGCGGGAGGGACGGAGGGCGGCACGTCCACCGGCATGCCACTCGTGGTGCGCGGCTACATGAAGCCGATTCCGACGCTCATCAAGCCGCTCGACTCGGTCGACACCGCCACGGGCGAGGCGCAGCCCACCCGGTATGAGCGGAGTGACGTGACGAGTGTCCCCGCGGCCTCTACCGTTGCGGAGGCAACCGTGGCCTACACTGTGGCCAACGCGTTCCTTCGGAAGTATGGAGGGGACTCCATTCCCGCCATTCGTCGTCACGTTGAGGCGGACCGGGAGGCGTAGTCGGATCGGTGGAGGCAACCGGAGATGGGGGCAAGGGCAGACAGAGCGCGCATTCTCGCCTCCGCACTGCAGGAGGGACGAACGGAGGGCCGTCCCTTTTGCCCACGGCCCGTCGGGGTAGCAGCGTGCACATCCGAAACGTAAACGGAACGTGATAAACCTGCCCCTCTAGGTCCCGTTTGGCAAGACCCGCCGTATATCGAGCCTCAGCGGATCATATACTGAGACGACTCTCCGCATCGACAAACTGTATGGGCAACGACTCTGCACCGCACACCGACACGGCCCAGCCCCCGTATGTAGA is part of the Salinibacter sp. 10B genome and encodes:
- a CDS encoding trypsin-like peptidase domain-containing protein, whose protein sequence is MSASRRLVRLLVGIGLVLVGLLSGILVMLVVEEEPAPTPAPRIVKQVNSGQTGDGRAGAPADSGLRAREVNPTTLSQKFRSVAEEVRAAVVSIRVQSEGGENVPEEEFFNNPPRRQNLGSGVLISPDGYVVTNHHVVEEAGAIQVRLTDKRQFEGRVVGMDPSTDLAVVKIDSPGDLPVLPIGNSDRVQVGDWVVAVGNPFRLTSTVTAGIVSALGRQLRIIDSQFGIENFIQTDAAINPGNSGGALVNLEGELIGINTAIASKTGAYAGYGFAIPSMLVERIITDLIEYGEVRRGYLGVSIQEVNAEVAEEVGLDEIHGVYVADVRSGSAADRAGLRRGDIVEAVAGERVDAPNELQSVVAMQRPGDVIALRVWREGTVETIDARLMGNDTSVYQNWLSDLRSQSRRRPGPVPDDERPQSDPDPESSEAPVVTLDGWGVGLRAVEDPVQSRFNLDAGAYVAYVEQGGAAADAGLPRDVIITALDDAPVETPEDVQDYLEDAEPPILVQVQRTDGTQAFYEIQ
- the aroC gene encoding chorismate synthase, translated to MLRYLTAGESHGEAIIGIIEGVPAQLPLSPDDINEHLARRWLGYGRGGRSKIENDKVHIYSGVRFSETLGSPISFRIDNGAYEKDKAGWPEKMAIEGPPPDDLEKVTLPRPGHADLAGLQKYELDDIRPVIDRSSARETAMRVACCSVARQLLNEFGIEVGSHVVSIGDVGFEEPEEWVDRRNALIEDGNGAQALYEAADESATRMLDDEMTERCVEHIDQTKKERDSLGGVYEVVVTGVPPGLGSYVHWDRRLDGQLVQAICSIQAQKAAEVGDGFFNARRRGSEVHDPIEREDGEYPRRTNHAGGTEGGTSTGMPLVVRGYMKPIPTLIKPLDSVDTATGEAQPTRYERSDVTSVPAASTVAEATVAYTVANAFLRKYGGDSIPAIRRHVEADREA